A genomic window from Silene latifolia isolate original U9 population chromosome 11, ASM4854445v1, whole genome shotgun sequence includes:
- the LOC141613841 gene encoding uncharacterized protein LOC141613841, with protein sequence MIYAFNDGSERVELWNWLKSFAMQCNGPWALAGDFNTVIHPEERMGGQTRQEDMEDFLNCLGLCGMTDIPATGAFYTWNNKQDAEHRKYSRLDRFLINQEWVERIPDMVAHFHPEGLLDHTPCVVSNRKLNNGNARSFKYFNMWSSAPAFLPTVKEV encoded by the coding sequence atgatttatgcttttaatgatGGGAGTGAGAGAGTTGAGCTTTGGAATTGGTTGAAATCCTTTGCTATGCAATGCAATGGGCCTTGGGCACTAGCTGGGGACTTTAATACTGTTATCCACCCAGAAGAGAGGATGGGGGGACAAACAAGACAGGAGGATATGGAGGATTTCTTGAATTGTTTGGGGTTATGTGGAATGACTGATATTCCTGCTACTGGTGCTTTTTATACGTGGAATAATAAACAGGATGCTGAGCACAGGAAGTACAGTAGGCTTGATAGGTTTCTAATCAATCAGGAATGGGTGGAGAGAATCCCTGATATGGTAGCACACTTTCACCCTGAGGGACTGTTAGACCACACACCCTGTGTGGTGAGTAATAGAAAACTGAACAATGGTAACGCTAGAAGCTTTaagtacttcaatatgtggaGCAGTGCTCCTGCATTCCTGCCAACTGTGAAGGAAGTTTGA